In Fusarium oxysporum Fo47 chromosome XI, complete sequence, the following are encoded in one genomic region:
- a CDS encoding ankyrin repeat-containing domain protein encodes MDDDSCAKCEEKPGDVRCSCGERFCEYCFSNKHLPRNPTHKRVEAKRTPNTVESLVAAAKKNDSTTVADLLDRNVQIDGKHGGWTALGYAAYSGHLDTVRVLLLRGADMDIRMDVGFGVLPGDGSAINWAACGGYLDVVKLLLERGAKANICATRPVFLGTGGTPITMAAGKDRLEVVQYLLDKGCDDCSSDVPGWDALIIACERGQLNTIKYLVEDRGLNVNRVGNNGVTTLITAAQSQQTAVMEYLIKCGAHIDAVDNDGTTALLHAVMKKRVGSVEWLVKRGADARKKNKKGDSPLNLAREELQKNADDKNAATLVKWLEVPMNVAFQIKA; translated from the coding sequence ATGGACGACGACTCATGCGCGAAATGTGAAGAAAAGCCCGGCGATGTCCGATGCTCCTGCGGTGAACGCTTTTGCGAATATTGCTTCTCTAATAAACACCTCCCGCGCAACCCAACTCACAAACGTGTCGAAGCGAAGAGGACTCCCAATACGGTGGAAAGCTTAGTTGCAGCTGCAAAGAAGAACGACTCCACCACAGTAGCTGATCTACTTGATCGGAATGTTCAAATCGATGGTAAACATGGCGGGTGGACGGCCCTTGGATATGCGGCATATAGCGGGCATCTGGACACCGTCCGCGTCCTTCTCCTTCGTGGTGCTGATATGGATATTCGTATGGATGTTGGGTTCGGTGTTCTTCCCGGTGACGGAAGTGCTATTAATTGGGCAGCATGCGGCGGGTACCTCGATGTTGTCAAGCTACTTCTAGAGAGAGGTGCGAAAGCTAATATCTGTGCGACAAGACCGGTATTCCTTGGCACTGGGGGGACGCCGATTACTATGGCTGCTGGCAAAGACCGTCTCGAGGTTGTTCAGTATCTCCTTGACAAGGGTTGTGATGATTGTTCCTCTGATGTTCCTGGCTGGGATGCCTTGATCATCGCGTGTGAACGAGGAcagctcaacaccatcaaatACCTTGTCGAAGACAGAGGCTTGAATGTAAACAGGGTCGGCAACAATGGAGTTACGACTCTTATCACAGCGGCTCAGAGTCAGCAAACCGCTGTCATGGAGTACTTGATCAAGTGCGGGGCCCACATAGACGCGGTTGACAATGATGGGACTACGGCGTTACTTCATGCTGTGATGAAGAAAAGGGTCGGCTCAGTAGAGTGGCTGGTGAAGCGTGGTGCGGATgcaaggaagaagaacaagaaagGAGACTCGCCATTGAACCTGGCTAGGGAGGAGTTGCAGAAAAATGCCGATGATAAGAATGCGGCAACTTTGGTCAAGTGGCTTGAGGTGCCCATGAATGTTGCCTTCCAGATAAAGGCTTAG
- a CDS encoding uncharacterized protein (domain of unknown function-domain containing protein), translating to MSDPQKIAIEPMAPQLLVKKAEEDWTGITSTAQRRKLQNRLNKRSQYLRKRQQLEQNRLASNIVGQAGLPAESMPVIALALQGPPDAMFEVIRQTCEVYERPDKSERVFAIACKTYMDYTMNAPRISQLPLLISLNVTIAVANNATLLGFDRALMCIDEAISPFYFNGPFTADYNPPRALEPTEVQKTVLHHPWLDIFPFPKFRDNIILAADAELLDDGELCEDISEINWENAEKPSLIVWGDSSVPNSWEASPWFLRKWGWLLQGCPELIETTNRWRQSRGERLLKWNNK from the exons ATGTCCGATCCACAAAAGATTGCCATTGAACCAATGGCTCCACAGCTCCTTGTTAAGAAAGCTGAGGAGGACTGGACCGGGATTACTAGCACTGCACAACGACGAAAGCTGCAGAATCGACTCAACAAGAGATCGCAGT ATCTCAGAAAACGCCAACAACTCGAACAAAACCGGCTTGCTTCCAATATTGTTGGTCAAGCTGGCCTACCAGCCGAATCCATGCCAGTAATAGCACTCGCTCTCCAAGGTCCACCGGACGCCATGTTTGAAGTCATCCGTCAGACCTGCGAAGTTTACGAGAGACCTGATAAAAGCGAAAGGGTGTTTGCCATCGCGTGCAAGACGTACATGGACTATACCATGAACGCCCCTCGAATATCGCAGCTTCCACTTCTCATCAGTCTCAACGTTACAATAGCAGTTGCGAACAATGCTACACTGCTGGGATTTGACCGTGCGCTTATGTGTATCGACGAAGCTATATCGCCTTTTTACTTCAATGGACCTTTTACTGCAGATTATAATCCTCCAAGGGCACTTGAGCCTACAGAAGTTCAGAAGACGGTGTTGCATCACCCATGGCTCGACATATTTCCCTTCCCCAAATTCAGAGATAATATCATTCTTGCAGCGGATGCTGAGTTATTGGATGACGGCGAGCTTTGTGAGGATATATCAGAGATCAACTGGGAAAACGCTGAGAAGCCAAGTTTGATTGTATGGGGAGATTCATCTGTGCCAAACTCCTGGGAGGCATCGCCTTGGTTTCTGAGGAAATGGGGTTGGTTGCTTCAAGGGTGCCCTGAGCTTATAGAAACGACGAATAGATGGCGGCAGAGTCGAGGAGAAAGGTTACTGAAGTGGAATAATAAGTAG